In Nocardioides palaemonis, a single genomic region encodes these proteins:
- a CDS encoding iron-containing alcohol dehydrogenase, with product MPVSTPAPCRVPAPAMAHEGAHGGGDAPDVAPHEAPAVAKFHAPEVVFGVGSLVEAGYAAARLGARRPFVVTDPGVLEAGWADELLAHLREAGLEPVLWTEVTPNPKDHEVRRAWQKYAEERADVIIAIGGGSCIDAAKGVAILSGNDGDILDYAGVDQVTRPIPPMLMIPSTSGTGADVSQFCIVTDTERSVKITIMGRALVPDISITDPRLLTTMPEDLNAATGLDALTHGIESYVSLAHNPLADIHALNAVGLVCEHLRDTMTEPLDPGPRAKMAQASLQAGLAFSNAILGATHAMSHQVGGLLDAPHGVVNGVLLPHVIRYNARATPDRFVELARRAGLAVAGVPGEEAADLLAEHVRRLGDDVGVPRGLRELGVTEDDVTRLASTTLDDACLTTNPRSASLSDVHALFLEAL from the coding sequence ATGCCAGTCAGCACTCCCGCTCCCTGCCGCGTGCCGGCGCCCGCGATGGCGCACGAGGGCGCCCACGGGGGCGGCGACGCGCCGGACGTCGCGCCGCACGAGGCCCCCGCGGTCGCGAAGTTCCACGCGCCGGAGGTCGTCTTCGGTGTCGGGTCCCTCGTCGAGGCCGGCTACGCCGCCGCGCGGCTCGGTGCCCGGCGCCCGTTCGTGGTCACCGACCCGGGCGTGCTCGAGGCCGGCTGGGCGGACGAGCTGCTCGCCCACCTGCGCGAGGCGGGGCTCGAGCCCGTGCTCTGGACGGAGGTGACGCCGAACCCGAAGGACCACGAGGTGCGCCGGGCCTGGCAGAAGTACGCCGAGGAGCGGGCCGACGTCATCATCGCCATCGGCGGCGGGTCGTGCATCGACGCCGCCAAGGGCGTGGCGATCCTCTCCGGCAACGACGGCGACATCCTCGACTACGCCGGGGTCGACCAGGTGACCCGCCCGATCCCGCCGATGCTGATGATCCCCAGCACCTCCGGCACGGGCGCCGACGTCAGCCAGTTCTGCATCGTCACCGACACCGAGCGCTCGGTGAAGATCACGATCATGGGCCGCGCGCTGGTGCCCGACATCTCGATCACCGACCCGCGCCTGCTGACCACGATGCCCGAGGACCTCAACGCCGCGACCGGCCTCGACGCGCTCACCCACGGCATCGAGTCCTACGTCTCGCTCGCCCACAACCCGCTCGCGGACATCCACGCGCTCAACGCCGTCGGGCTGGTCTGCGAGCACCTGCGCGACACGATGACCGAGCCGCTCGACCCGGGCCCCCGCGCCAAGATGGCGCAGGCCAGCCTGCAGGCGGGGCTGGCGTTCAGCAACGCGATCCTCGGCGCCACCCACGCGATGAGCCACCAGGTCGGCGGGTTGCTCGACGCCCCGCACGGGGTGGTCAACGGCGTCCTGCTGCCCCACGTGATCCGCTACAACGCGCGGGCCACCCCCGACCGGTTCGTCGAGCTCGCCCGCCGCGCGGGGCTGGCCGTGGCCGGCGTGCCGGGGGAGGAGGCCGCCGACCTGCTGGCCGAGCACGTACGACGCCTGGGCGACGACGTGGGCGTGCCGCGCGGGCTCCGCGAGCTCGGTGTCACCGAGGACGACGTCACCCGCCTGGCCAGCACCACGCTCGACGACGCCTGCCTCACCACCAACCCGCGCTCGGCCTCCCTCTCCGACGTCCACGCCCTCTTCCTCGAGGCGCTGTGA
- a CDS encoding mycofactocin-coupled SDR family oxidoreductase, producing the protein MAEERVALVTGAASGIGAAVVARLAGRGMRVVALDVAAGPGGLPGAGYPLPTPADLEDVVAPLGDRAVPVVADVRDADAVDAAAALAVERWGRLDVAVAAAALVAGGRPLWEDDSLPLLWAVDVAGTWHTASAAVPRMLAGPDPSGCRFVALSSVAGSRGLFHLAAYTTAKHAVDGLVRGLAADLAGTGVVAMAVAPGATRTPMLAATARLYGVTEDELAGHQVAGVLEPDDLAATVEFCCTPEGRALHGSVVRADGGFG; encoded by the coding sequence ATGGCTGAGGAGCGCGTCGCGCTCGTCACCGGCGCCGCGAGCGGGATCGGTGCGGCGGTCGTGGCCCGCCTCGCGGGCCGGGGGATGCGCGTGGTCGCGCTGGACGTGGCCGCCGGACCGGGCGGGCTGCCCGGAGCCGGCTACCCGCTCCCGACCCCCGCCGATCTCGAGGACGTCGTGGCCCCGCTCGGCGACCGGGCGGTGCCGGTCGTGGCCGACGTGCGTGACGCGGACGCCGTCGACGCGGCGGCCGCCCTGGCGGTGGAGAGGTGGGGTCGCCTGGACGTGGCGGTCGCAGCGGCCGCGCTGGTCGCCGGCGGACGACCGCTGTGGGAGGACGACTCGCTGCCGCTGCTGTGGGCCGTCGACGTGGCCGGCACCTGGCACACCGCGTCCGCCGCGGTGCCGCGGATGCTGGCCGGCCCCGACCCGTCTGGCTGCCGGTTCGTCGCGCTGTCCTCGGTCGCCGGGTCGCGCGGGCTGTTCCACCTGGCGGCGTACACGACCGCCAAGCACGCCGTCGACGGCCTGGTGCGCGGCCTCGCCGCCGACCTGGCGGGCACCGGCGTCGTCGCGATGGCCGTGGCGCCGGGCGCCACGCGCACCCCGATGCTCGCCGCCACGGCCCGGCTCTACGGCGTCACCGAGGACGAGCTGGCCGGGCACCAGGTCGCGGGCGTCCTCGAGCCCGACGACCTCGCCGCGACGGTCGAGTTCTGCTGCACGCCCGAAGGCCGCGCGCTGCACGGCTCGGTGGTGCGCGCGGACGGTGGCTTCGGCTGA
- the mftD gene encoding pre-mycofactocin synthase MftD (MftD, an enzyme found in the mycofactocin biosynthesis locus, performs an oxidative deamination of 3-amino-5-[(p-hydroxyphenyl)methyl]-4,4-dimethyl-2-pyrrolidinone (AHDP). The resulting compound, now called pre-mycofactocin (PMFT), is a biologically active redox cofactor that can oxidize the non-exchangeable NADH of TIGR03971 family SDR-type oxidoreductases.), with protein sequence MAAWFETVHEAQRRAKRRLPPSVYSALLAGSERGVSYADNTESFAELGFAPHVAATLAERDQATTVMGQDISLPVLISPTGVQAVHPDGEVAVARAAAARGTAMGLSSFASKPVEEVVAANPSTFFQMYWMSGRDVILRRMQRAREAGAVGLIVTLDWSFSHGRDWGSPTIPEHLDLKAMARFAPEVARRPAWLAGFVRSGSLPDLRAPNLALDGEEAPTFFGAYGDWMTSTPPTWDDIAWMREQWGGPFMLKGISRVDDAERAVAVGCTAISVSNHGGNNLDGTPAPIRVLPAVVDAVGDDVEVLLDGGIRRGSDVVKAVALGARAVMIGRAYLWGLGAGGQAGVENVLDILRGGIDSALRGLGKGSIHDLERSDVLVPLDFTRTLGAHQVAAVDG encoded by the coding sequence ATGGCGGCTTGGTTCGAGACGGTCCACGAGGCACAGCGGCGTGCGAAGCGGCGGCTGCCGCCGTCGGTCTACTCGGCGCTGCTGGCGGGGTCCGAGCGGGGCGTGTCCTACGCCGACAACACCGAGTCGTTCGCCGAGCTCGGGTTCGCCCCCCACGTCGCGGCGACGCTCGCCGAGCGCGACCAGGCCACCACGGTGATGGGTCAGGACATCTCGCTCCCGGTGCTGATCTCGCCGACCGGCGTCCAGGCGGTGCACCCCGACGGCGAGGTGGCCGTCGCCCGGGCGGCCGCCGCGCGCGGCACGGCGATGGGGCTGAGCTCGTTCGCCAGCAAGCCGGTCGAGGAGGTCGTCGCGGCCAACCCGAGCACCTTCTTCCAGATGTACTGGATGTCGGGCCGCGACGTGATCCTCCGGCGGATGCAGCGCGCCCGCGAGGCCGGCGCGGTGGGGCTCATCGTCACCCTCGACTGGTCGTTCTCCCACGGTCGGGACTGGGGCAGCCCCACCATCCCCGAGCACCTCGACCTGAAGGCGATGGCCCGCTTCGCGCCGGAGGTCGCGCGGCGCCCGGCGTGGCTCGCCGGGTTCGTCCGCAGCGGCAGCCTGCCCGACCTCCGGGCCCCCAACCTGGCCCTCGACGGCGAGGAGGCCCCGACGTTCTTCGGCGCCTACGGCGACTGGATGACCAGCACCCCGCCGACCTGGGACGACATCGCCTGGATGCGCGAGCAGTGGGGTGGGCCGTTCATGCTCAAGGGCATCTCGCGGGTCGACGACGCCGAGCGGGCGGTCGCCGTCGGGTGCACCGCGATCTCGGTCTCGAACCACGGTGGCAACAACCTCGACGGGACCCCCGCCCCGATCCGGGTGCTCCCCGCCGTCGTGGACGCGGTCGGCGACGACGTCGAGGTGCTGCTCGACGGCGGGATCCGGCGGGGCAGCGACGTCGTGAAGGCGGTCGCGCTGGGCGCCCGCGCGGTCATGATCGGCCGCGCGTACCTGTGGGGGCTCGGCGCGGGCGGGCAGGCCGGGGTGGAGAACGTCCTCGACATCCTGCGCGGTGGCATCGACTCGGCGCTGCGCGGCCTCGGCAAGGGCTCGATCCACGACCTCGAGCGCTCCGACGTGCTCGTCCCGCTCGACTTCACCCGGACCCTCGGCGCCCACCAGGTCGCGGCGGTCGATGGCTGA
- a CDS encoding XdhC family protein: MRDVLPELMQWWEAGETIGVGTVVATFRSAPRPAGASMLVGPDESAVGSVSGGCVEGAVYELAQTVVASGEPVLERYGVSDDDAFAVGLTCGGILDVFVERVSRETFPELGEVAADVEAGRPVALATVIEHPDPAWLGRRMVVRPDVPAQGSLGSPRADAAVHDDALGLLAAGSNATLTYGPDGERRGEGMRVFVWGFAPKPRMLVFGAIDFAAAVAKVGSFLGYHVTVCDARPVFATSSRFPGADEVVVDWPHRYLQAEVDAGRIDRRTVLAVLTHDPKFDVPLLEVALRLPEDLRPAYIGAMGSRRTHDERMQRLVDAGLGDDELALLSSPIGLDLGARTPEETAVSIAAEIVARQWGGSGERLVTTSGRIHHDD; this comes from the coding sequence GTGCGTGACGTGCTGCCCGAGCTGATGCAGTGGTGGGAGGCGGGCGAGACCATCGGGGTCGGCACCGTCGTCGCCACCTTCCGGTCCGCGCCCCGCCCGGCCGGGGCGTCGATGCTCGTCGGCCCCGACGAGTCCGCGGTGGGCTCGGTGTCCGGCGGCTGCGTCGAGGGCGCGGTCTACGAGCTGGCCCAGACCGTCGTGGCCTCGGGCGAGCCCGTCCTGGAGCGCTACGGCGTCTCCGACGACGACGCCTTCGCCGTCGGCCTGACCTGCGGCGGGATCCTCGACGTCTTCGTCGAGCGGGTCTCCCGCGAGACCTTCCCCGAGCTCGGCGAGGTCGCCGCAGACGTCGAGGCCGGCCGCCCGGTCGCGCTCGCCACCGTCATCGAGCACCCCGACCCGGCCTGGCTCGGCCGCCGGATGGTCGTACGCCCCGACGTGCCCGCCCAGGGCAGCCTCGGGTCGCCGCGCGCCGACGCGGCGGTCCACGACGACGCGCTCGGGCTGCTGGCCGCCGGCAGCAACGCCACCCTCACCTACGGTCCCGACGGGGAGCGTCGCGGCGAGGGGATGCGGGTGTTCGTGTGGGGCTTCGCCCCCAAGCCGCGGATGCTGGTCTTCGGTGCGATCGACTTCGCGGCCGCGGTCGCCAAGGTGGGGTCCTTCCTCGGCTACCACGTCACCGTCTGCGACGCCCGCCCCGTCTTCGCCACCAGCTCGCGCTTCCCGGGAGCCGACGAGGTGGTCGTCGACTGGCCGCACCGCTACCTGCAGGCCGAGGTCGACGCCGGCCGCATCGACCGGCGCACCGTCCTGGCCGTGCTCACCCACGACCCCAAGTTCGACGTGCCGCTCCTCGAGGTCGCGCTCCGCCTGCCCGAGGACCTGCGCCCTGCGTACATCGGTGCCATGGGGTCGCGCCGCACCCACGACGAGCGGATGCAGCGGCTGGTCGACGCGGGGCTCGGCGACGACGAGCTGGCCCTGCTGTCCTCGCCGATCGGGCTCGACCTCGGCGCCCGCACCCCGGAGGAGACGGCCGTGTCGATCGCCGCCGAGATCGTGGCCCGCCAGTGGGGCGGCTCGGGGGAGCGGCTGGTCACCACCTCGGGCCGGATCCACCACGACGACTGA
- a CDS encoding vWA domain-containing protein codes for MSDVAEAAEEERHAPDEVLLGFTRALRASGVPVTQDRAHGFLAAVAAVGLGDRQATYWAGRATLCGSPDDLARFDQVFAGWFDHRDGLPRARPRETPRPATAHLLPEAETGAAGPGDDEDVQRVAASTSEVLRHRDVATLDSAEKRRLDAMFVRLALRPPTRRTARHRAWHRGDVDASRTLRNSLRRMGEPGEIAWRRRGTRPRRVVLLVDVSGSMSAYADALLRLAHRLTQSARANGGVVETFTVGTRLTHVTRALRSPDADRAIVAAGEVVPDWSGGTRLGETLRVFLDRWGQRGMARGSVVVVFSDGWERGDAALLGEQMARLQRVAHRVVWVNPHRGKAGYAPLQGGVVAALPHCDDFLAGHSLATFADLTEVISRA; via the coding sequence ATGAGCGACGTCGCCGAAGCGGCGGAGGAGGAGCGGCACGCGCCCGACGAGGTGCTGCTCGGCTTCACCCGGGCTCTGCGGGCCTCGGGTGTGCCGGTCACCCAGGACCGCGCCCACGGCTTCCTCGCCGCGGTCGCGGCGGTCGGGCTCGGCGACCGGCAGGCGACCTACTGGGCCGGTCGCGCGACGCTGTGCGGCTCGCCCGACGACCTCGCCCGCTTCGACCAGGTCTTCGCCGGGTGGTTCGACCACCGCGACGGCCTGCCCCGCGCGCGACCGCGCGAGACGCCGCGGCCGGCCACGGCCCACTTGCTGCCGGAGGCGGAGACCGGGGCGGCCGGACCCGGTGACGACGAGGACGTGCAGCGGGTCGCGGCGTCGACGTCGGAGGTGCTGCGCCACCGCGACGTCGCGACGCTCGACTCGGCCGAGAAGCGCCGCCTCGACGCGATGTTCGTGCGTCTCGCCCTGCGCCCGCCCACGCGGCGCACCGCCCGGCACCGCGCCTGGCACCGCGGGGACGTCGATGCCTCCCGCACGCTGCGCAACTCGCTGCGCCGGATGGGCGAGCCCGGCGAGATCGCCTGGCGCCGCCGCGGGACCCGTCCACGCCGGGTCGTGCTGCTGGTCGACGTCAGCGGCTCGATGAGCGCGTACGCCGACGCGCTGCTGCGCCTGGCCCACCGGCTGACCCAGTCGGCCCGGGCCAACGGCGGCGTCGTCGAGACCTTCACCGTCGGCACCCGGCTCACCCACGTCACCCGGGCGCTGCGCTCGCCCGACGCCGACCGCGCGATCGTCGCGGCCGGTGAGGTCGTGCCCGACTGGTCCGGCGGCACCCGCCTCGGCGAGACGCTCCGCGTCTTCCTCGACCGCTGGGGCCAGCGCGGCATGGCCCGCGGGTCCGTCGTCGTCGTGTTCAGCGACGGCTGGGAGCGCGGCGACGCCGCCCTCCTCGGCGAGCAGATGGCCCGGCTCCAGCGGGTCGCGCACCGCGTCGTCTGGGTCAACCCGCACCGCGGCAAGGCCGGCTACGCGCCGCTCCAGGGTGGTGTGGTCGCCGCCCTGCCGCACTGCGACGACTTCCTCGCCGGACACTCGCTGGCGACCTTCGCCGACCTCACGGAGGTGATCTCACGTGCGTGA
- a CDS encoding AAA family ATPase, with protein sequence MDSVADVAARLRATGYLADDELATVVFLASRMQRPLLLEGEPGTGKTALAEALAQTLDLPLVRLQCYEGIDASQALYDWDFPRQILHLRALEAAGSVDSDEAEKSLYDERFLLARPVLAALRQAPAVLLVDEVDRADDEFEAFLLEVLSTWQVTIPEFGTVTAPEPPLVVLTSNRTRELHDALKRRCLYHWIDHPGLDREVEIVRSRAPEVGEQLARQVVSLVQQLRVRDDLLKPPGVAETLDWARALTHLGTTDLDLESAAATLGALLKYREDADRVKAALDRMLSR encoded by the coding sequence ATGGACTCTGTCGCCGACGTCGCCGCCCGGCTCCGAGCGACCGGCTACCTCGCCGACGACGAGCTGGCCACGGTCGTCTTCCTCGCCTCGCGCATGCAGCGCCCGCTGCTGCTCGAGGGCGAGCCGGGCACCGGCAAGACCGCTCTGGCGGAGGCGCTCGCGCAGACCCTCGACCTGCCCCTCGTGCGGCTGCAGTGCTACGAGGGCATCGATGCCAGCCAGGCGCTCTACGACTGGGACTTCCCGCGCCAGATCCTCCACCTCCGCGCGCTCGAGGCCGCCGGTTCGGTGGACTCCGACGAGGCCGAGAAGAGCCTCTACGACGAGCGCTTCCTGCTGGCCCGACCGGTCCTGGCCGCGCTGCGGCAGGCCCCGGCGGTGCTGCTGGTCGACGAGGTCGACCGTGCGGACGACGAGTTCGAGGCGTTCCTGCTCGAGGTGCTGTCGACCTGGCAGGTGACGATCCCCGAGTTCGGGACGGTGACCGCACCCGAGCCGCCGCTGGTGGTCCTCACCTCCAACCGCACCCGCGAGCTCCACGACGCCCTCAAGCGGCGCTGCCTCTACCACTGGATCGACCACCCGGGCCTGGATCGCGAGGTCGAGATCGTCCGCTCCCGCGCGCCGGAGGTCGGCGAGCAGCTCGCCCGGCAGGTCGTGTCGCTGGTCCAGCAGCTGCGCGTGCGGGACGACCTGCTCAAGCCGCCCGGCGTCGCGGAGACCCTCGACTGGGCGCGGGCGCTCACCCACCTCGGCACCACCGACCTCGACCTGGAGTCCGCCGCGGCCACCCTGGGCGCCCTGCTGAAGTACCGCGAGGACGCCGACCGGGTGAAGGCGGCGCTCGACCGGATGCTGTCGCGATGA
- a CDS encoding nucleotidyltransferase family protein, producing MTSVAGLLLAAGEGRRFGGPKALARDEDGTSWLLRSVQALRPCAGVVVVLGAGAEQAAALLPMSVSRVRADDWSQGMGASLRAGLEALKGTDHDAALVTLVDLPDVGGDVVLRLLGAVRGSDVLARAAYDGVPGHPVLIGRDHWAGVRESATGDRGARDYLATHDVTLVECGDLATGLDVDSR from the coding sequence GTGACCTCGGTCGCCGGCCTGCTCCTGGCCGCGGGCGAGGGACGCCGGTTCGGCGGCCCGAAAGCGCTGGCCCGCGACGAGGACGGCACGTCCTGGCTGCTCCGGTCGGTCCAGGCGCTGCGCCCGTGCGCGGGCGTCGTGGTCGTCCTCGGGGCGGGCGCCGAGCAGGCCGCCGCCCTGCTGCCGATGTCGGTCTCCCGGGTGCGCGCCGACGACTGGTCCCAAGGGATGGGCGCGTCGCTGCGAGCGGGCCTCGAGGCACTGAAGGGGACGGATCACGACGCCGCGCTCGTCACGCTCGTCGACCTGCCCGACGTCGGCGGTGACGTGGTGCTGCGCCTGCTGGGGGCCGTCCGGGGGAGCGACGTGCTCGCCCGCGCGGCGTACGACGGGGTGCCCGGCCACCCCGTGCTGATCGGGCGCGACCACTGGGCGGGTGTCCGTGAGAGCGCCACCGGCGACCGGGGCGCGCGGGACTACCTCGCGACGCACGACGTCACGCTCGTCGAGTGCGGCGACCTGGCCACAGGTCTCGACGTCGACAGCCGCTGA
- a CDS encoding ABC transporter permease yields MTFSRTTRTVLLALSALVLLFVYAPLALVVLNSFNTSRTFAWPPPGLTTHWWGAALDSAGARNAVVVSVEVALMATAVALVLGTMAALALQRFRFFGRDTVSLLIVLPIALPGVVTGIALANAFLTIFGIELGMFSLVVSHATFCMVTVFNNAVARLRRLGGNLEEASMDLGAGTFRTFWSVTLPMMRSALLAGALLSFALSFDEIIVTTFTAGQGIQTLPIWIYQNLFRPNQAPVVNVVAAALIVASILPIWLSQRLAGTDEAVAAAR; encoded by the coding sequence GTGACCTTCTCCCGGACCACCCGCACGGTGCTGCTCGCGCTGAGCGCGCTGGTGCTGCTGTTCGTCTACGCCCCGCTCGCGCTGGTGGTGCTCAACTCGTTCAACACCTCGCGCACCTTCGCCTGGCCGCCGCCCGGCCTCACGACGCACTGGTGGGGAGCGGCCCTCGACAGCGCGGGCGCCCGCAACGCCGTCGTGGTGTCGGTCGAGGTGGCGCTGATGGCGACTGCGGTGGCGCTCGTGCTCGGCACGATGGCCGCGCTCGCGCTCCAGCGCTTCCGCTTCTTCGGCCGCGACACGGTCTCGCTGCTCATCGTGCTGCCGATCGCGCTGCCCGGCGTGGTCACCGGCATCGCGCTGGCCAACGCGTTCCTGACCATCTTCGGCATCGAGCTCGGGATGTTCTCGCTCGTGGTCTCGCACGCGACGTTCTGCATGGTGACCGTGTTCAACAACGCCGTCGCGCGGCTGCGTCGCCTCGGCGGCAACCTCGAGGAGGCGTCGATGGACCTCGGCGCCGGCACCTTCCGCACCTTCTGGTCGGTCACCCTGCCGATGATGCGCTCGGCCCTGCTCGCCGGCGCCCTGCTGTCGTTCGCGCTGTCCTTCGACGAGATCATCGTGACCACCTTCACGGCCGGCCAGGGCATCCAGACGCTGCCGATCTGGATCTACCAGAACCTCTTCCGCCCCAACCAGGCACCGGTGGTCAACGTCGTCGCCGCCGCCCTGATCGTGGCGTCGATCCTGCCGATCTGGCTCTCCCAGCGGCTCGCCGGCACCGACGAGGCGGTCGCCGCGGCACGCTGA
- a CDS encoding ABC transporter permease — protein sequence MVGQPAPGGGGAASAGVLHRRPRLRLGLLLGPPVLWLGVLYLGSLAALFITSLWTVDAFGGNIQRIWNLDNYRDLATLDVYRTITLRTLATAAAVTVIDALLAFPIALYMAKVASPRAQRLLVVAVLMPLWASYLVKAYAWRGMLATGGPLDSVGLSPGYGLAATVLTLSYLWLPYMILPMYAGLERLPGSLLEASADLGASTATTMRRVVLPVLFPAVVAGSIFTFSLTLGDYIAVKIVGGANQMLGNVVYDSFLTGNNTPFAAAVATIPVAVMLVYLAAVRRTGALDSL from the coding sequence GTGGTCGGACAGCCGGCGCCGGGAGGCGGTGGAGCGGCCTCGGCCGGGGTGCTCCACCGCCGCCCGCGGCTGCGGCTCGGGCTGCTCCTGGGGCCCCCGGTGCTGTGGCTGGGCGTGCTCTACCTCGGCTCGCTCGCCGCGCTGTTCATCACCTCGCTGTGGACCGTCGACGCCTTCGGCGGCAACATCCAGCGGATCTGGAACCTCGACAACTACCGCGACCTCGCGACCCTCGACGTCTACCGCACCATCACCCTGCGGACGCTCGCGACCGCCGCGGCGGTGACCGTCATCGACGCGCTGCTCGCGTTCCCGATCGCGCTCTACATGGCCAAGGTCGCCTCACCCCGCGCGCAGCGCCTGCTCGTGGTCGCCGTGCTGATGCCGCTGTGGGCGTCCTACCTCGTCAAGGCCTACGCGTGGCGCGGGATGCTCGCGACGGGCGGGCCGCTGGACTCCGTCGGCCTGTCGCCGGGCTACGGGCTGGCCGCCACCGTCCTCACCCTGTCGTACCTCTGGCTGCCCTACATGATCCTGCCGATGTACGCCGGCCTCGAACGGCTGCCGGGGTCGCTGCTCGAGGCGTCGGCCGACCTCGGCGCCTCGACTGCCACCACGATGCGCCGGGTGGTGCTGCCGGTGCTGTTCCCGGCCGTCGTCGCCGGGTCGATCTTCACCTTCTCGCTCACCCTCGGCGACTACATCGCGGTGAAGATCGTCGGCGGCGCCAACCAGATGCTCGGCAACGTCGTCTACGACTCGTTCCTCACCGGCAACAACACGCCGTTCGCCGCGGCGGTCGCGACCATCCCGGTCGCGGTGATGCTGGTCTACCTCGCGGCGGTGCGCCGGACGGGAGCGCTGGACTCGCTGTGA
- a CDS encoding ABC transporter substrate-binding protein: MKRTSMLATAAALALALGGCGTSSGDGGDDGGTGSAAQGGFTAPDVPMAEELGDTEGSLSVLAWPGYAEDGSTDTSVDWVTPFEEKTGCQVDVKYFGTSDEAVSLMKSGQYDVVSASGDASLRLVAGGDVAPVNTDLIPNYADVWSFLKDRDWNSVDGQMYGVPHGYGANLLMYNTEEVSPAPTSWSAVFDDASQHAGKVTAYDSPIYIADAALYLSKTQPDLGIEDPYALDEDQLAAAVDLLKKQRENVGEYWSDYLKETQAFKTGDSVVGTTWQVIVNLAQDEKAPVEAILPEEGATGWSDTWMVSSKTEHPNCAYAWMDHIISPEANAAVAEWFGEAPANEKACDLTSEGFCDTYHAGDESYADQIHYWTTPIEQCLDGRTDVQCTTYQDWTQAWTEIKG; encoded by the coding sequence ATGAAGCGCACCAGCATGCTCGCCACCGCGGCCGCGCTCGCCCTCGCGCTCGGCGGGTGCGGCACCTCGTCGGGTGACGGGGGAGACGACGGCGGCACCGGGTCGGCGGCCCAGGGTGGCTTCACCGCCCCCGACGTCCCGATGGCCGAGGAGCTCGGCGACACCGAGGGCAGCCTCAGCGTGCTCGCCTGGCCCGGCTACGCCGAGGACGGCTCCACCGACACGAGCGTCGACTGGGTCACGCCGTTCGAGGAGAAGACCGGCTGCCAGGTCGACGTGAAGTACTTCGGCACCTCCGACGAGGCCGTCAGCCTGATGAAGTCGGGGCAGTACGACGTCGTCTCCGCCTCCGGCGACGCCTCGCTCCGCCTGGTCGCCGGCGGCGACGTGGCTCCGGTCAACACCGACCTGATCCCCAACTACGCCGACGTGTGGTCGTTCCTCAAGGACCGCGACTGGAACTCCGTGGACGGCCAGATGTACGGCGTCCCGCACGGCTACGGCGCGAACCTGCTGATGTACAACACCGAGGAGGTCAGCCCCGCCCCCACGAGCTGGAGCGCGGTCTTCGACGACGCCTCGCAGCACGCCGGCAAGGTGACGGCCTACGACTCGCCGATCTACATCGCCGACGCGGCGCTCTACCTCTCCAAGACCCAGCCCGACCTGGGGATCGAGGACCCGTACGCCCTCGACGAGGACCAGCTCGCCGCGGCGGTCGACCTGCTGAAGAAGCAGCGCGAGAACGTCGGGGAGTACTGGTCGGACTACCTCAAGGAGACCCAGGCATTCAAGACCGGCGACTCCGTCGTCGGCACCACCTGGCAGGTGATCGTCAACCTCGCGCAGGACGAGAAGGCGCCGGTCGAGGCGATCCTCCCGGAGGAGGGCGCCACCGGCTGGTCGGACACCTGGATGGTGTCGTCGAAGACCGAGCACCCGAACTGCGCCTACGCCTGGATGGACCACATCATCAGCCCGGAGGCCAACGCCGCGGTCGCCGAGTGGTTCGGCGAGGCGCCGGCCAACGAGAAGGCGTGCGACCTCACCAGCGAGGGCTTCTGCGACACCTACCACGCCGGTGACGAGTCCTACGCCGACCAGATCCACTACTGGACCACGCCGATCGAGCAGTGCCTGGACGGTCGCACCGACGTGCAGTGCACGACCTACCAGGACTGGACGCAGGCCTGGACCGAGATCAAGGGCTGA